From bacterium, the proteins below share one genomic window:
- a CDS encoding CHASE2 domain-containing protein, translating to MKASAWKDPRWLSVIPVACVLTIAVGALSLDVGQSVDRRVHDAFVRLAPTAGPKPTLALPDVAVVTIDPRSLRASEPWPWRRSTHARAVDALTAAGARAIAFDIDFSSASTPEDDARLAESLRASGRGVLATFSQIQRLESGAELEIVNRPIPSLERAAASLGSVLVPIDPDGVVRHAPRASAISGERIPSLARAALAVAAPETLRARIEHALDAHDATRVDYRRHWPEIQTISYIDLIEGSFDPKEVEGRAVFIGATAAEFQDLWPTPPSPALPGVMIQAIAYRTAAAEAMDEAIQRSAPRLLAAALLCVLAVLTRGRSGERTVTRLALFLGLAGAVALSGWAALWFAGWAMPVIVPLAFLAARYALGIERLQRHFHLRAQAHESSLVALERIGEATRKGSTDDGPQTGLELALELLGDVVGARGIVLIRALPDGSLTREHLEWRPHGGSDEVLRFDEAEAACALEEQRTIETPEPTLPSARVVYAPLVAGPESVGVLVVFGRAGQAVDAIHSRTIATVSAQLALTAQNLRLIERLRETFESSIAAVASAVEARDGYTDQHCRRLAAFSSLMGARLGMPEDEIRAMELGALLHDVGKIGIRDAVLNKPGRLDGEERREMERHPEIGAGIVAPVVGLEETTLHCVMHHHERWDGGGYPDGLEGEEIPLAARIVTIVDVWDALSTARPYKPAFSQTEVRDLLVKGRGRQFDPELVDLFFEVLHEQGDEMLELIARTSGHGVPHQ from the coding sequence ATGAAGGCGAGTGCATGGAAAGACCCGCGATGGCTCAGTGTCATCCCGGTGGCGTGCGTCCTGACGATCGCGGTCGGCGCGCTGTCGCTCGACGTCGGCCAGTCCGTCGATCGACGCGTCCATGACGCATTCGTGCGGCTCGCGCCGACGGCGGGGCCGAAGCCGACGCTCGCACTGCCGGACGTCGCGGTCGTCACCATCGACCCGCGCAGTCTGCGCGCCAGCGAGCCGTGGCCCTGGCGGCGGAGCACCCACGCGCGCGCGGTTGACGCGCTCACCGCGGCGGGCGCGCGGGCCATCGCCTTCGACATCGACTTCTCGTCCGCCTCCACGCCCGAGGACGACGCGCGTCTGGCGGAGAGCCTGCGGGCGAGCGGGCGCGGCGTGCTCGCGACCTTCTCGCAGATCCAGCGGCTCGAGAGCGGCGCCGAGCTCGAGATCGTCAACCGTCCGATCCCGTCGCTCGAGCGTGCCGCGGCGTCGCTCGGCAGCGTGCTCGTTCCGATCGACCCCGACGGCGTCGTCCGCCACGCACCGCGCGCGAGCGCGATCTCCGGCGAGCGGATTCCGTCGCTCGCGCGCGCTGCGCTCGCCGTCGCGGCACCCGAGACGCTGCGCGCACGAATCGAGCATGCGCTCGACGCCCACGACGCGACCCGCGTCGACTATCGACGCCACTGGCCCGAGATCCAGACGATCTCGTACATCGATCTGATCGAGGGAAGCTTCGACCCGAAGGAGGTCGAGGGACGCGCAGTGTTCATCGGCGCCACGGCGGCCGAGTTCCAGGACCTGTGGCCCACGCCGCCCTCGCCGGCGCTGCCCGGCGTGATGATCCAGGCGATCGCCTACCGCACGGCCGCCGCCGAGGCGATGGACGAAGCGATCCAGCGGTCCGCTCCGCGTCTCCTCGCCGCCGCGCTGCTCTGCGTGCTCGCCGTGCTGACCCGAGGGCGCTCGGGCGAGCGTACGGTCACGCGCCTGGCGCTCTTCCTCGGTCTCGCCGGCGCGGTCGCGCTCTCGGGCTGGGCGGCGCTCTGGTTCGCGGGCTGGGCGATGCCCGTGATCGTTCCCCTCGCCTTCCTGGCCGCGCGCTATGCGCTCGGCATCGAGCGTCTCCAGCGCCACTTCCATCTGCGGGCCCAGGCGCACGAGTCGTCGCTCGTGGCCCTCGAGCGGATCGGCGAAGCGACCCGCAAGGGCTCCACTGACGACGGGCCGCAGACCGGCCTCGAGCTCGCCCTCGAGCTGCTCGGCGACGTCGTGGGCGCCCGCGGCATCGTGCTGATCCGCGCCCTTCCGGACGGTTCGCTCACGAGGGAGCATCTCGAGTGGCGCCCCCACGGCGGGAGCGACGAGGTGCTCCGCTTCGACGAGGCGGAAGCGGCGTGTGCGCTCGAGGAGCAGCGCACGATCGAGACGCCCGAGCCGACCCTCCCGAGCGCCCGCGTGGTCTACGCGCCGCTCGTTGCGGGTCCGGAGTCCGTCGGCGTGCTCGTCGTGTTCGGCCGCGCGGGCCAGGCCGTCGACGCGATCCATTCGCGCACGATCGCGACGGTGAGCGCCCAGCTCGCACTCACCGCCCAGAACCTGCGGCTCATCGAGCGCCTGCGCGAGACCTTCGAGTCGTCGATCGCCGCGGTCGCGAGCGCCGTCGAGGCGCGCGACGGCTACACGGACCAGCATTGCCGCCGGCTCGCCGCGTTCTCGTCGCTGATGGGCGCGCGCCTCGGAATGCCGGAGGACGAGATCCGAGCCATGGAGCTCGGCGCGCTGCTCCACGACGTCGGCAAGATCGGCATCCGCGATGCGGTGCTCAACAAACCCGGACGACTCGACGGCGAGGAGCGCCGCGAGATGGAGCGCCATCCCGAGATCGGGGCCGGCATCGTCGCGCCGGTCGTCGGTCTCGAGGAGACCACGCTCCACTGCGTGATGCACCACCACGAGCGATGGGACGGCGGCGGCTACCCCGACGGCCTCGAAGGGGAAGAGATCCCGCTCGCGGCGCGCATCGTCACGATCGTCGACGTCTGGGACGCGCTCTCCACGGCCCGCCCCTACAAGCCGGCCTTCAGCCAGACGGAGGTCCGAGATCTCCTCGTGAAGGGCCGCGGCCGGCAGTTCGATCCGGAGCTGGTCGATCTCTTCTTCGAGGTCCTGCACGAGCAGGGCGACGAGATGCTCGAGCTGATCGCCCGGACGAGTGGCCACGGGGTGCCGCACCAATGA
- a CDS encoding tetratricopeptide repeat protein yields MSRRVLLLIVLLAFGGPIGFAHAETPSTSVVDRLRRAIEAHPSDPDLHWALARKLANAGDSTAAVAATRDYLDRWPDRRPGARVEIARSLLDIGANGQALALLDEEIDERPHSALAHFYRAVAYRAQQLVPEANRAFRAAAELEPALLSEALLGQALGLFDLGREDEAVALLREILEQDPTGDTAVRARLLLREREALSLEDRFRLDGYAGVEYDDNVTLESTESQTGASGSDDFRGVWGVGASGRPWASERGALTLGYRFDQTRHHDLTDFDVVGNTFFASGAWSLDEKYLVRLDAIAASTLQDLDNEATIGSIRPSLIRSFGPAWGALRTFAHVDVAEYHDDAPFTPWERDAMTYSLGVEYFLPLRIEQSWLSFSGSWSRSLTQAKTFGTPDGFDGDFDFDSWRARAFGTFRLPCELQLRLEAAYTHDRYHNDNFTYFLGTGGDRKRRDDIVSGRIAVRREIVPHVALELYWRGTRRVSNVDVFDYDKQLAGAVIRVSTD; encoded by the coding sequence ATGAGTCGTCGCGTCCTCCTTCTCATCGTCCTGCTCGCATTCGGGGGGCCGATCGGATTCGCCCACGCCGAGACTCCGTCGACGTCCGTCGTCGACCGCCTGCGTCGGGCGATCGAGGCCCATCCATCCGATCCGGACCTGCACTGGGCGCTCGCGCGCAAGCTCGCGAACGCCGGCGACTCGACCGCCGCGGTCGCCGCGACCCGGGACTACCTCGATCGCTGGCCGGACCGTCGCCCCGGCGCACGCGTCGAGATCGCGCGCAGCCTCCTCGACATCGGGGCCAACGGTCAGGCGCTCGCGCTCCTCGACGAGGAGATCGACGAGCGGCCGCACAGCGCGCTCGCCCACTTCTATCGCGCCGTCGCCTATCGGGCCCAGCAACTCGTGCCCGAAGCGAATCGGGCGTTCCGGGCCGCGGCGGAGCTCGAGCCGGCGCTGCTCTCCGAGGCGTTGCTCGGGCAGGCGCTCGGACTCTTCGACCTCGGTCGGGAAGACGAGGCGGTGGCGCTCCTGCGCGAGATCCTCGAGCAGGACCCGACGGGGGACACTGCGGTGCGTGCGCGCCTGCTGCTGCGCGAGCGCGAAGCGCTCTCGCTCGAAGATCGCTTCCGGCTCGATGGCTACGCCGGCGTCGAGTACGACGACAACGTCACCCTCGAGAGCACCGAGAGCCAGACGGGCGCAAGCGGCAGCGACGACTTCCGCGGCGTCTGGGGCGTGGGCGCCTCCGGGCGACCGTGGGCCTCGGAGCGGGGTGCGCTCACGCTCGGCTATCGCTTCGACCAGACGCGCCACCACGACCTGACCGACTTCGACGTGGTCGGGAATACCTTCTTCGCGAGCGGCGCCTGGAGCCTCGACGAGAAGTATCTGGTGCGACTCGACGCCATCGCGGCGAGCACGCTCCAGGATCTCGACAACGAGGCGACGATCGGCTCGATCCGACCGAGCCTGATCCGATCGTTCGGACCGGCCTGGGGGGCCCTTCGGACCTTCGCTCATGTCGACGTGGCCGAGTACCACGATGACGCCCCCTTCACGCCGTGGGAACGCGACGCGATGACCTACAGCCTGGGCGTCGAGTACTTCCTGCCGCTCAGGATCGAGCAGTCCTGGCTCTCCTTCTCGGGCTCCTGGTCCCGCAGCCTGACCCAGGCGAAGACCTTCGGCACGCCGGACGGTTTCGACGGGGACTTCGATTTCGACAGCTGGCGCGCGCGCGCGTTCGGCACGTTCCGCCTGCCGTGCGAACTCCAGCTGCGGCTCGAGGCGGCCTACACGCACGACCGGTATCACAACGACAACTTCACGTACTTCCTCGGCACCGGCGGAGACCGCAAGCGACGCGACGACATCGTGAGCGGTCGGATCGCGGTGAGGCGCGAGATCGTTCCGCACGTCGCCCTCGAGCTCTACTGGCGCGGCACGCGCCGCGTCTCGAACGTCGACGTCTTCGACTACGACAAGCAACTCGCCGGCGCGGTCATCCGCGTGTCGACGGACTAG